One part of the Bacteroidia bacterium genome encodes these proteins:
- a CDS encoding endonuclease V, whose protein sequence is MLQALQEIPDEDQEFTLSKGDLICTLDVQYLDNEAYVAMDLMEWEKEIFQIYLSKEEVKHPYKPGFFAFREGPVLLAAIRKLQAKISDEIRLLIIDGHGTAHPRRMGLASWVGIKANLCSMGIAKDTLVKMDFSELGEKETAFLKLIVEDKWIGSVLRSQTGIKAIFPSAGFRINQSSTLQIAQSIRGQYRIPEPIRRADQAARKFSRGEIEESMILLT, encoded by the coding sequence ATGCTACAAGCTCTTCAGGAAATTCCAGACGAAGATCAGGAATTCACACTTAGTAAAGGCGACCTAATCTGTACTCTGGATGTTCAATACCTTGATAATGAGGCCTATGTTGCAATGGATTTGATGGAATGGGAAAAAGAAATTTTTCAAATTTACCTGAGTAAGGAAGAGGTTAAGCATCCATATAAACCGGGATTTTTTGCCTTCAGGGAAGGGCCCGTTTTGCTGGCAGCCATTCGGAAACTACAGGCGAAGATTTCGGATGAGATTCGGCTATTGATCATCGACGGACATGGGACTGCACACCCTCGTCGCATGGGTCTTGCAAGCTGGGTCGGGATCAAGGCAAATCTTTGCAGTATGGGTATTGCAAAAGATACCTTAGTCAAGATGGATTTTAGTGAGTTGGGTGAAAAGGAAACTGCTTTTCTGAAGCTCATCGTAGAAGACAAATGGATAGGCTCTGTCCTACGTTCTCAGACAGGCATCAAAGCCATTTTCCCCAGCGCAGGCTTCCGCATCAATCAAAGCTCGACCCTTCAGATCGCCCAGTCAATACGGGGGCAGTACCGAATTCCGGAGCCGATCCGCAGAGCTGATCAGGCAGCACGGAAATTTTCCAGGGGAGAGATCGAGGAGTCTATGATTTTGCTAACCTAG
- a CDS encoding ACT domain-containing protein codes for MAGEKDLDKMLSSMEPYLNEGSYIFCSFPEAKPALQKHAIGSFIEKEGVTYILPQAIAEQHKIAYEFLASWISLEIHSALDAVGLTAAFSQALGEANISCNVVAGYYHDHIFVGEKDTMKALEVLKKLSEDAA; via the coding sequence ATGGCCGGAGAAAAAGATCTCGATAAGATGCTAAGCTCAATGGAACCTTATCTCAATGAGGGGAGCTATATCTTTTGCTCATTTCCAGAAGCCAAACCAGCTTTGCAGAAACATGCTATCGGTAGCTTTATAGAGAAAGAAGGGGTCACTTATATCCTTCCTCAGGCAATAGCTGAGCAGCACAAAATAGCCTATGAATTTCTGGCTTCCTGGATCAGTCTGGAAATTCATTCTGCCCTGGACGCTGTCGGACTTACCGCGGCTTTTTCACAAGCTTTAGGAGAGGCAAATATTAGCTGCAATGTAGTGGCGGGATACTACCACGACCATATTTTTGTAGGGGAAAAGGATACCATGAAAGCATTGGAAGTCCTTAAAAAGCTCTCCGAAGATGCAGCCTGA
- a CDS encoding tetratricopeptide repeat protein → MYRPDLKQYYYYSFPVKAIGWLEAPHEYPKGKVPPEFFNKLSFWCSEPYKYGVNFTRGFHEPTIEKHPESESWYADDVYNTGNKFAGDNGEIHVRYKGVHYAAPMMICTYVYSFGYLPPKEFMDAVVHGELMDKEKFSALEHKYEQKQKTASAASSPDISFKVERHMKQCEHHLQNDEQAAAEREVEAALRLNPNDIKALFYQARISFDHADYKKAEKSIDKLMDMRPGLEVGQAMRGLIYFHLKKYKEAKEDLLYVLPNMRKNPGNNLAQTLYFLGKIASKNKRFAEAKNYFKESLQINPDDQEIKRSLIYTKPLAFISSRTWEKKKS, encoded by the coding sequence ATGTATAGACCTGATCTTAAACAGTATTATTACTATTCTTTTCCTGTTAAAGCCATTGGATGGCTCGAAGCCCCTCATGAGTATCCCAAGGGGAAAGTTCCGCCGGAGTTTTTCAACAAATTATCTTTCTGGTGTTCAGAACCTTATAAATATGGCGTAAACTTTACCAGAGGTTTCCATGAACCGACTATCGAAAAACACCCGGAATCAGAATCATGGTACGCAGATGATGTATACAATACAGGGAATAAGTTTGCTGGAGACAATGGAGAAATACATGTTCGTTACAAAGGGGTTCACTATGCCGCCCCTATGATGATCTGTACCTACGTTTATTCTTTTGGCTATCTACCTCCAAAAGAATTCATGGATGCTGTTGTACATGGTGAACTCATGGATAAGGAAAAATTTTCAGCACTTGAGCATAAATACGAACAGAAACAAAAAACTGCATCAGCTGCCAGCAGTCCTGACATCAGCTTCAAAGTAGAACGTCATATGAAACAGTGTGAGCACCACTTGCAAAATGACGAACAAGCAGCTGCAGAAAGGGAAGTAGAAGCAGCGCTAAGGCTTAATCCCAATGACATCAAAGCCCTTTTTTACCAGGCAAGAATTTCCTTTGATCATGCCGATTATAAAAAAGCAGAGAAATCCATTGATAAACTCATGGATATGCGCCCGGGCCTGGAGGTAGGGCAAGCCATGCGAGGACTGATTTACTTTCATCTCAAAAAGTACAAAGAAGCCAAAGAAGACTTACTCTACGTATTGCCAAACATGCGCAAAAACCCGGGAAACAACCTGGCTCAAACCCTGTACTTTCTGGGTAAGATTGCTAGTAAAAATAAGCGCTTTGCGGAGGCAAAAAATTACTTCAAGGAATCCCTGCAAATCAATCCAGATGATCAGGAGATCAAACGCAGTCTGATTTATACCAAACCCCTGGCTTTTATTAGTTCACGAACCTGGGAAAAAAAGAAAAGCTAG
- a CDS encoding serine hydrolase domain-containing protein, with protein sequence MRYFILSGIALAAIILAFFGGLEVNQEKKQLIEQIEDASLQQRATFFQHYRNHIQNQLNNAACPGAAIIVVKDSSIWFEESFGLKELGRPDSIDNETVFRIGSLSKAFAAVLAGIMVEEGKLDWDTPLTDILPYFKLKTREQTEAVEVQHLLSHSIGFPRHIYTNQIEALKSPREVAEDFKYVYLQGNPGEYYAYQNAAFAMIEEVLDSVSGLSYQSLLEQKILGPAGMQDASTDIKGIKQHGNKAIPHKYNRKQEAWVQDSITPKYYNAISAGGINASISDMAAWIQVLFGNRPDVVSSDVLAEVYHPYINTSDKDLFFNKWQGVSSSHYAMGFRFLSYKDKPLLYHGGYVNEFRSEIALDPDRKLAVCALFNSACSYSNTLVPDFFEWLELYEQILQDL encoded by the coding sequence ATGCGATATTTCATTCTTTCAGGGATTGCACTTGCTGCTATTATACTCGCCTTTTTTGGGGGGCTGGAGGTCAATCAGGAAAAAAAGCAGCTCATTGAGCAAATTGAAGATGCCTCTCTACAACAAAGAGCCACATTCTTCCAACACTACAGAAACCATATCCAGAATCAGCTCAACAATGCCGCTTGTCCAGGCGCAGCTATTATAGTAGTCAAAGATTCCTCCATCTGGTTTGAAGAAAGTTTTGGATTAAAGGAATTAGGAAGACCTGATTCTATCGATAATGAAACAGTTTTTCGGATTGGCAGCCTTTCCAAAGCCTTTGCAGCTGTATTGGCAGGCATCATGGTAGAGGAAGGTAAACTGGATTGGGATACTCCTCTAACAGATATATTGCCCTACTTCAAACTCAAAACCCGGGAACAAACGGAAGCAGTAGAAGTACAACATTTGCTTTCCCATAGCATAGGCTTTCCCCGACACATTTACACCAATCAAATAGAAGCCCTCAAAAGCCCGAGAGAAGTAGCGGAGGATTTTAAATATGTCTATCTACAAGGAAATCCGGGCGAATATTATGCCTACCAAAATGCGGCATTTGCCATGATAGAGGAGGTACTGGACTCTGTCAGTGGTTTATCCTACCAAAGCCTGCTCGAACAGAAAATTCTCGGTCCGGCAGGTATGCAGGATGCTTCCACTGACATCAAAGGCATAAAGCAGCATGGAAACAAGGCCATCCCTCACAAATATAATCGAAAGCAGGAAGCCTGGGTTCAGGATTCCATAACTCCTAAATACTACAATGCCATTTCAGCCGGAGGAATCAATGCTTCTATCTCGGATATGGCAGCATGGATACAGGTATTATTTGGCAATCGCCCCGATGTAGTGAGTTCGGATGTACTGGCAGAAGTTTACCATCCCTATATCAATACCTCAGACAAAGACCTCTTTTTCAATAAATGGCAGGGCGTCAGCAGCTCTCATTATGCTATGGGTTTCCGGTTTCTGAGTTATAAAGACAAGCCCCTCCTTTATCATGGTGGCTACGTAAATGAGTTCCGAAGTGAAATTGCTCTCGATCCGGATCGTAAACTGGCTGTGTGCGCTTTATTCAATTCGGCCTGCTCATACTCAAACACATTAGTTCCGGATTTTTTCGAATGGCTGGAACTATACGAGCAAATTCTTCAAGATTTGTAG
- a CDS encoding glutamate synthase subunit beta: MGKPTGFMEFGRELPRQEKPEERIKNYQEFYKEFPEENTLKQAARCMDCGVPFCHSGCPLGNNIPEFNDAVYEGNWELAYSILSSTNNFPEFTGRICPAPCEGSCVLGINKDPVAIEHIEKSIIEKAFELDLVKPIEVTESGKKTAVIGSGPAGLAAAAQLRKAGHAVTVFERAASPGGLLRYGIPDFKLEKWVVERRIKLMEESGILFQCNTNVGVDVSIESLKEDFDAVLLCGGSTIPRDLPIPGRELTGIHAAMEFLTRQNKKVSGEWTEELGEISAADKHVVVIGGGDTGSDCVGTSNRHGAKSITQIELLSKPPLNRSEDNPWPLWPMVLRTSSSHDEGCDRSWAILSKEFIGDEKGHVKALRTVEIEWKPGSREFKEIEGTEKVLPCDLALLAVGFLNPQKEGLLEKLGVELDKRGNVSTDFYQTSVKGVFSAGDMRRGQSLVVWAISEGREAARAVDIYLSGSSSLPSKQESLTQLA, translated from the coding sequence ATGGGTAAGCCAACAGGTTTTATGGAATTTGGCCGGGAACTCCCCAGGCAGGAGAAACCCGAAGAACGGATCAAAAACTACCAGGAATTCTATAAAGAATTTCCGGAAGAAAATACCCTTAAACAGGCAGCAAGATGTATGGACTGTGGAGTCCCTTTCTGCCATAGCGGTTGTCCCCTGGGAAATAATATCCCTGAGTTCAATGACGCAGTTTATGAAGGCAATTGGGAGTTAGCTTACTCCATCCTTTCCTCCACAAATAATTTCCCCGAATTTACCGGGAGGATATGTCCGGCCCCTTGTGAAGGCTCTTGTGTGTTGGGAATCAATAAAGATCCGGTAGCTATAGAGCATATTGAGAAATCCATCATTGAAAAAGCCTTTGAACTGGATTTGGTAAAGCCCATTGAAGTCACAGAAAGTGGAAAAAAGACCGCAGTGATAGGTTCCGGGCCGGCAGGATTGGCAGCAGCAGCTCAATTGAGAAAAGCGGGCCATGCAGTTACTGTCTTTGAGAGAGCTGCTTCTCCGGGCGGACTTCTGAGATATGGGATTCCGGATTTCAAGTTGGAGAAATGGGTAGTAGAAAGAAGGATCAAATTGATGGAAGAAAGCGGCATACTATTTCAATGCAATACCAATGTAGGTGTTGATGTTTCCATAGAAAGCCTGAAAGAAGATTTCGATGCCGTACTCCTTTGTGGCGGTTCAACCATCCCTCGTGATCTTCCCATTCCCGGTAGGGAATTGACAGGAATCCATGCTGCTATGGAATTCCTCACGCGCCAGAATAAAAAAGTATCCGGGGAATGGACAGAAGAACTGGGAGAAATATCTGCTGCCGATAAGCATGTCGTGGTCATTGGAGGAGGAGATACCGGTTCGGACTGCGTAGGGACATCCAATCGTCACGGTGCAAAGTCCATCACCCAAATAGAACTCCTGAGCAAGCCCCCTCTCAATCGTTCTGAGGACAATCCCTGGCCTCTTTGGCCGATGGTTCTTAGAACTTCCTCTTCTCATGATGAAGGATGCGATAGAAGTTGGGCCATACTCAGCAAAGAATTTATCGGAGACGAAAAGGGTCATGTCAAAGCTTTGCGTACGGTCGAAATTGAGTGGAAACCCGGTAGTCGCGAATTCAAAGAAATTGAAGGAACAGAGAAAGTTCTCCCTTGTGATCTCGCACTCTTGGCAGTTGGCTTTCTCAACCCTCAGAAAGAAGGTCTACTCGAAAAACTGGGAGTAGAACTGGACAAAAGAGGTAATGTCAGCACAGACTTTTACCAAACATCTGTAAAAGGTGTTTTCTCTGCTGGTGACATGAGAAGAGGACAATCTCTGGTTGTCTGGGCCATTTCCGAAGGAAGAGAAGCTGCCAGAGCCGTGGATATCTATCTTTCCGGCAGTAGCAGTTTGCCTTCCAAGCAGGAGTCTCTTACGCAGCTTGCGTAG
- the gltB gene encoding glutamate synthase large subunit, whose protein sequence is MTSDQRGLTVSNNPEHSLYHPSFEHDACGIGFVAHLKGEKSHQNVADALLMLENMEHRGACGYDPQTGDGAGILIQVPDRFFRELSVEMEFHLPEFGKYGVGVIFFPKDQEQREEARLILNKTLQELGFSLLAYRKLPTLAEEAQIGASALEKEPQIEHLFLKGQETWDKETLERKLFILRRVASHTINRSIENIGDDFYIASISYKTIIYKGQFRTDQVGAYFPDLQDERVESALALVHSRFSTNTFPKWRLAQPFRYIAHNGEINTIKGNVNWMKAKEFLMESPLFTREEMAAMQPICDPKQSDSRNLDSIVEFLVMSGRSLPHVMMMLIPEAWQGNEQMDPVRKAFYEYHATLMEPWDGPASICFTDGNIVGATLDRNGLRPSRYAVTSDDRLIMSSEAGALKLDPEKVIKKGRLQPGKIFVADLSQGRIISDEELKADICSRKPYQEWLDEHKETLANLPKQNHKEPYAPFKGDILQQQQLFGITSEELKVVLGPMGKAGKEPIGSMGSDTPLAALSDQSQHISNYFKQLFAQVSNPPIDPIREKMVMSLQTWIGGAKNVLAETPQQCKHIAINNPVLSNSDLHKIRHINHRDYMARTVDLVFGLDEKLEDAIKRICKEAHDALKRGANILIMSDRKAGEKKAPVPALMAAAAIHHYLIKENIRHVTALIVESADVREVHHFATLIGYGSIAVNPYLAFDSLSHLQKTHPAFKGYSEKQLHKNYTNAIQKGLLKVFSKMGISTLQSYHGAQIFEILGLHKEVVDTCFSGSISRISGLGFEELAKEILVRHKLAYPQAPVPLPRLEVGGVYQWKRMGEAHLFNPETIHLLQHSSKKNDYQLYKKYANKINQQMEKAITLRSLLDFTERTAVPIEEVESVEDIMKRFATGAMSFGSISHEAHSTLAIAMNRIGAKSNSGEGGEDPIRFQRKSNGDWERSAIKQVASGRFGVTSFYLSNAEELQIKMAQGAKPGEGGQLPGHKVDAWIGRVRHATPGVGLISPPPHHDIYSIEDLAQLIFDLKNANRAARISVKLVSEAGVGTIAAGVAKAHADHILISGHDGGTGASPLSSVRHAGLPWELGLAEAHQTLVKNKLRSRVRIQTDGQIRTGRDIAIATLLGAEEWGVATAALIVEGCIMMRKCHLNTCPVGVATQDPNLRKLFTGKPEDVINFFTFLAIDFREHMAMLGFRSVDEMVGQADVLKMRDNISNWKARTLDLSPVLYKEPNPDQTGLYKSTEQDHGLAHILDHQLIEKAIPAMESLNPIFESFEIENTDRAVGTMLSNEISKRFKDKGLKEATLHYKFYGSAGQSFAAFSAKGIRFELEGEANDYLGKGLSGSQIIVYPPKISPFEPSKNILIGNVAFYGATSGEAFIRGIAGERFCVRNSGVKAVVEGVGDHGCEYMTGGVAIILGKTGRNFAAGMSGGTAFIYDPDNNFEVNCNKELVDLDPLSFEDKELLKSMIDKHYTFTGSRRALKLITDWEEAFRHFVKVMPRDYKAVLNAGNNGSFQKVS, encoded by the coding sequence ATGACTAGTGATCAACGCGGACTTACAGTCTCCAACAATCCTGAACATTCTCTCTACCATCCGTCTTTCGAACATGATGCATGTGGAATTGGTTTTGTAGCCCATCTGAAGGGAGAGAAATCACACCAAAACGTTGCAGATGCTTTACTCATGCTCGAAAATATGGAGCATAGAGGAGCCTGTGGATATGACCCCCAAACTGGAGATGGAGCCGGTATCCTCATCCAGGTTCCGGACAGATTTTTCCGGGAACTATCTGTTGAAATGGAATTTCATCTACCGGAATTTGGTAAATATGGTGTTGGAGTCATTTTCTTTCCCAAAGATCAGGAACAAAGAGAGGAAGCGCGATTGATTCTCAATAAGACCTTGCAGGAACTGGGATTTAGTTTACTTGCCTATCGCAAGCTACCTACCTTGGCAGAAGAAGCTCAGATTGGGGCTTCAGCACTCGAAAAGGAACCCCAAATCGAACATCTTTTCCTCAAAGGACAAGAAACTTGGGATAAAGAGACACTGGAAAGAAAGCTATTCATCCTCAGAAGAGTAGCCTCACATACAATCAATAGAAGTATAGAAAATATAGGCGATGATTTTTATATCGCCTCCATTTCCTACAAAACCATCATATATAAGGGGCAATTTCGTACGGATCAGGTAGGAGCTTATTTCCCTGACTTACAGGATGAAAGAGTAGAATCAGCTTTGGCTCTGGTTCATTCCCGCTTTTCTACCAATACCTTTCCTAAATGGCGCCTGGCCCAACCTTTTCGCTATATCGCCCATAATGGTGAGATCAATACCATCAAGGGAAATGTAAACTGGATGAAGGCAAAAGAATTCCTGATGGAATCTCCGCTCTTTACCCGGGAGGAAATGGCCGCTATGCAGCCCATATGTGATCCCAAACAATCTGACTCCAGAAATCTGGACAGCATTGTCGAATTCCTGGTGATGAGTGGGCGCTCCCTTCCACATGTGATGATGATGCTCATTCCGGAAGCCTGGCAAGGAAATGAACAGATGGATCCGGTTCGAAAAGCCTTTTACGAATACCATGCGACATTGATGGAACCCTGGGATGGCCCCGCTTCTATTTGCTTTACAGATGGAAATATCGTTGGAGCCACCCTTGACAGAAATGGTCTCAGACCTTCCCGATATGCCGTAACCAGTGATGATAGACTCATCATGTCCTCAGAAGCAGGTGCTCTGAAACTGGATCCGGAGAAGGTGATAAAAAAAGGCAGGCTGCAGCCTGGAAAAATATTTGTAGCGGACCTTTCTCAGGGAAGGATCATTAGCGATGAAGAACTCAAAGCGGATATCTGCTCCAGAAAACCTTACCAGGAATGGTTGGATGAGCATAAGGAAACCCTCGCCAACCTCCCTAAGCAAAATCACAAAGAACCATATGCTCCTTTCAAAGGAGATATTCTTCAGCAACAACAACTCTTTGGTATCACCTCCGAAGAACTCAAAGTTGTCCTGGGACCTATGGGGAAAGCAGGGAAAGAACCTATCGGTTCGATGGGATCTGACACGCCCCTGGCTGCCCTTTCTGACCAAAGTCAACACATCAGCAATTACTTCAAGCAATTGTTCGCCCAGGTAAGTAATCCTCCCATCGATCCCATACGCGAAAAGATGGTGATGTCATTGCAAACCTGGATTGGAGGTGCAAAAAATGTCCTGGCAGAAACGCCTCAGCAGTGTAAACACATTGCTATCAACAATCCCGTACTTAGTAACTCTGACCTACATAAAATCAGGCATATCAATCACAGAGACTACATGGCCAGAACGGTGGATTTGGTCTTTGGATTGGATGAAAAGCTGGAAGATGCCATAAAACGCATCTGTAAAGAAGCCCATGATGCCTTAAAAAGAGGAGCCAATATCCTCATCATGAGTGATCGGAAAGCGGGAGAGAAAAAAGCTCCGGTTCCTGCTTTGATGGCAGCAGCAGCTATTCATCATTACCTGATCAAAGAAAATATCCGGCACGTAACAGCCTTGATTGTCGAAAGTGCGGATGTGCGGGAAGTCCATCACTTCGCTACATTGATTGGATACGGAAGTATCGCCGTCAATCCTTATTTGGCTTTTGATAGCCTCAGCCATTTACAAAAGACCCATCCTGCATTCAAAGGATATTCTGAGAAACAACTTCATAAAAATTATACAAATGCGATCCAGAAAGGGCTCCTCAAAGTCTTTTCAAAAATGGGAATCTCTACCCTCCAGTCCTACCACGGAGCTCAAATATTCGAAATCCTGGGATTGCATAAAGAAGTGGTAGATACTTGTTTCAGTGGTAGCATATCCAGAATATCGGGCTTGGGCTTTGAAGAGTTGGCAAAAGAAATTCTGGTTCGCCATAAACTGGCCTATCCACAAGCTCCTGTACCGCTTCCTCGTCTGGAAGTAGGGGGAGTATATCAGTGGAAAAGAATGGGCGAAGCCCACCTTTTTAATCCGGAAACCATTCATTTACTCCAGCATTCCAGTAAAAAGAACGACTACCAGCTTTATAAGAAATACGCAAATAAGATCAATCAGCAGATGGAGAAGGCGATTACGCTGAGAAGTTTGCTGGATTTTACGGAAAGGACAGCTGTTCCTATAGAAGAAGTCGAATCAGTAGAGGACATCATGAAGCGCTTCGCCACAGGCGCCATGTCCTTTGGATCTATCTCACACGAAGCTCACAGCACACTTGCCATCGCCATGAACCGCATAGGCGCTAAAAGCAATAGCGGAGAAGGCGGAGAGGACCCCATTCGTTTTCAAAGAAAAAGCAATGGAGATTGGGAACGATCGGCTATCAAACAGGTAGCTTCCGGACGTTTCGGGGTTACCTCATTTTACCTGAGCAATGCGGAGGAACTCCAAATCAAAATGGCCCAGGGGGCAAAGCCCGGAGAAGGCGGCCAACTGCCCGGTCATAAAGTTGATGCCTGGATTGGAAGAGTCCGGCATGCTACTCCCGGTGTAGGCCTCATTTCCCCCCCACCCCACCATGATATCTATTCTATAGAAGACCTGGCCCAACTCATCTTTGACCTAAAAAATGCCAATCGCGCTGCCAGAATCAGTGTAAAACTGGTTTCTGAAGCGGGGGTTGGAACCATTGCAGCCGGAGTTGCAAAAGCACATGCCGATCATATCCTCATTTCCGGACATGATGGGGGAACCGGTGCCTCTCCCCTCAGTTCTGTTCGCCATGCAGGACTTCCCTGGGAACTTGGTCTCGCAGAAGCTCACCAAACCCTGGTCAAAAACAAATTGAGAAGTCGTGTCCGTATCCAAACGGACGGACAAATACGTACTGGAAGAGATATTGCCATCGCGACTCTGTTGGGTGCTGAAGAATGGGGCGTTGCTACCGCTGCACTTATCGTCGAAGGTTGTATCATGATGCGCAAATGCCATCTCAATACCTGCCCTGTCGGCGTAGCAACTCAGGACCCAAATCTGAGAAAACTCTTTACAGGTAAACCGGAAGATGTAATCAATTTCTTCACCTTCCTCGCCATAGATTTTCGTGAGCACATGGCCATGTTGGGCTTCCGTTCGGTAGATGAAATGGTCGGACAGGCGGATGTGCTGAAAATGCGTGATAACATCAGCAATTGGAAAGCTAGAACACTTGACCTAAGCCCGGTTTTATACAAAGAACCCAATCCTGACCAGACAGGACTCTATAAAAGCACCGAGCAGGACCACGGATTGGCCCATATTCTGGATCATCAGTTGATCGAGAAGGCAATTCCTGCCATGGAATCTCTTAATCCAATTTTTGAAAGCTTTGAGATTGAGAATACAGATCGGGCCGTTGGAACTATGCTTTCCAATGAAATCAGTAAAAGATTTAAGGATAAAGGGCTGAAAGAGGCGACCCTCCACTACAAATTTTATGGCTCTGCTGGCCAGAGCTTCGCCGCCTTCTCAGCTAAGGGAATTCGATTTGAACTGGAAGGTGAAGCCAATGATTATCTGGGCAAAGGATTATCAGGCTCCCAAATCATCGTCTACCCTCCCAAAATATCTCCTTTTGAGCCTTCTAAAAATATCCTGATTGGAAATGTAGCCTTTTATGGAGCCACTAGTGGAGAAGCATTTATCAGAGGGATTGCTGGCGAAAGATTCTGTGTGAGAAATAGTGGGGTAAAAGCCGTAGTTGAAGGAGTTGGGGATCACGGTTGCGAATACATGACCGGAGGAGTAGCCATCATTTTAGGAAAAACAGGTAGAAACTTCGCCGCAGGAATGAGTGGGGGTACTGCCTTTATCTATGACCCGGATAATAATTTCGAAGTCAATTGCAATAAAGAACTCGTTGATCTGGATCCCTTATCCTTTGAGGATAAAGAACTATTGAAATCTATGATCGACAAGCATTATACCTTCACCGGCAGTCGAAGAGCCCTAAAGCTCATCACAGATTGGGAAGAAGCATTCAGACACTTTGTCAAAGTGATGCCAAGAGATTACAAGGCCGTATTAAATGCCGGCAACAACGGAAGTTTTCAAAAAGTAAGCTAG
- a CDS encoding glutamine synthetase beta-grasp domain-containing protein: MTKSKLEYIWLDGSMPTQGLRSKTKILKDFSGKLEDCPMWSFDGSSTQQAEGGSSDCLLKPVAIFPDPDRNNGFLVMTEVLNADGTPHSTNGRATIGDDDNDDFWFGFEQEYFLWDNETNKPLGFPENGYPEPQGPYYCSVGASNAHGREIVEEHLDSTLEAGLNVEGINAEVAAGQWEFQIFAKGAREAGDQIWVARFMLERTAEKYGISINWHCKPVSGDWNGSGMHANFSNTLLRTSGKKEDYDRICESFASDEAIQRCIDVYGAENHLRLTGLHETQAIDKFSYGISDRGASIRIPIATVENDWKGWLEDRRPNSAADPYKVAAAIIRTVSKA; this comes from the coding sequence ATGACAAAATCCAAACTAGAGTACATATGGCTTGATGGTTCAATGCCTACTCAAGGTTTAAGAAGCAAAACCAAGATCCTAAAAGACTTTAGTGGCAAATTGGAAGATTGCCCAATGTGGTCTTTCGATGGAAGTTCAACACAACAAGCCGAAGGGGGCTCTTCGGACTGTCTACTTAAGCCCGTTGCAATCTTCCCGGATCCGGACCGCAATAATGGATTCCTGGTAATGACTGAAGTACTAAATGCAGATGGTACTCCTCATTCTACGAATGGAAGAGCTACTATCGGAGACGATGACAATGACGATTTCTGGTTTGGATTTGAGCAAGAATATTTTCTTTGGGACAATGAAACCAATAAGCCTTTAGGCTTTCCAGAAAATGGATATCCGGAACCACAAGGACCTTACTATTGTAGTGTAGGTGCTTCTAATGCACATGGAAGGGAAATTGTAGAAGAGCATCTTGATTCTACCCTTGAAGCAGGTCTCAATGTAGAAGGAATAAATGCAGAGGTTGCTGCAGGTCAGTGGGAGTTCCAAATTTTTGCAAAAGGAGCAAGAGAAGCAGGTGATCAAATCTGGGTTGCTCGTTTCATGCTGGAAAGAACTGCTGAAAAATATGGCATCAGCATCAACTGGCACTGTAAGCCGGTATCGGGAGACTGGAATGGAAGCGGAATGCATGCAAACTTCTCTAATACCCTGCTACGTACTAGCGGTAAGAAAGAAGATTATGACAGAATATGTGAATCTTTTGCATCTGATGAAGCGATCCAAAGATGTATCGACGTTTACGGTGCTGAAAATCACCTTCGTCTGACAGGATTGCACGAAACCCAGGCTATCGATAAGTTTAGCTATGGAATTTCTGACCGTGGAGCTTCTATCCGTATTCCAATTGCCACAGTAGAAAATGACTGGAAAGGATGGTTGGAAGACCGTCGTCCAAATTCAGCAGCAGATCCTTACAAAGTTGCTGCGGCTATCATCAGAACAGTTAGCAAAGCATAG